A genomic window from Camelina sativa cultivar DH55 chromosome 2, Cs, whole genome shotgun sequence includes:
- the LOC104743712 gene encoding uncharacterized protein LOC104743712 isoform X3, with protein MFKEAVLRSLGEDVVGSRWTIGNRKLDAKSAANTNSGYAFATKPARAQNGLGRNGAKVFGADELSDSATSTEVSYEAEACGVRNNVSSHNECERRSVEAGTSGRTQNGTITSTGSLPRFPTFHASEQGPWSAMIAYEACVRLCLHSWSTDGVSEASYFLNNECKTMRNAFSLQRFFLQSEEELLGKGPSELVTETSAPKSKKTIGKIRLQVRRIKMGLDPPPGCNIATLTLSKEKLDVVRHHIEELNSTLSSGWKAAKKVHVTPQVPLNGSVSRQSLAYLQAAARYLKQVSKAVKNEIVTSHTGPQTYEAVQETYSCSLRLKSSAEEDQIKTQPGSGETFIFLPDSLGDDLITEVRDSKGQLLGRVVAQLAAIADDPSDKLRWLPIYHEPEHELIGRIQLQFSYSSSLDEKTKCGLVAETSAYDLVLEVAMKEERFQRRNLLFKGPWHWMITRFASYYGVSDAYTRLRYLSYVMDVASPTKDCLDLIYDFLLPIIMKSNYKAVLSHQENRLLGEIDEQIQQILASAFENYKSLDELSFSGMKDVFESATGTPAPAIESAVKLYGLRNDVLTPEAQLKLCRYFQAASKKRSRRHLLETNDLLNNRSEGAPVDPMALPASYQKMRSLILSLKNEISTDIAIHDCNVLPSFIDLPNHSAAIYSVDLCNRLREFLLVWPPPGPSPAVVDLVITTADFQRDISSWNINPIKGGVNAKELFYSYITTWIEEKRRVLYELCKLETSKACGEIPGLTSPFVDEMYERLNGTLDEYDIIIRRWPEYAISLEKVVADSEKAIVEAMEKQFAEILSPLKESKIFGLKIVQKLTKGTPNPYSVPKELGVLLNSMKRVLDILRPSIENRFKLWNSYIPDGENRVLGERLSEVTVLLRAKFRSYMQALVEKLAENTRIQSQMKLKTIIHDLRETTAEPDVRNRMTALKDLLDKTIDHLHGVFLPDVFVTICRGIWDRMGQDVLRLLEDRKDNVTWHKGPRIAVSVLDEIFATQMQSLLGNALKPEHLEPPRSMMELRSMLCKDSTDYREGGYNY; from the exons ATGTTCAAGGAAGCTGTCTTAAGAAGCTTAGGAGAG GATGTTGTTGGTTCGAGGTGGACGATTGGTAATCGGAAACTGGATGCTAAGTCTGCTGCCAATACCAATTCTGGTTATGCTTTTGCAACTAAACCCGCTAGAG CTCAAAATGGACTTGGACGTAATGGTGCGAAGGTCTTTGGTGCTGATGAGTTATCAGACTCAGCTACAAGCACTGAAGTTTCATAT GAAGCAGAAGCTTGTGGTGTGCGGAACAATGTATCTTCCcataatgaatgtgaaagaagaAGTGTTGAGGCTGGAACTTCAGGAAGGACCCAGAACGGGACAATCACTTCAACCGGTTCATTGCCTCGTTTCCCCACCTTTCATGCCAG TGAGCAAGGTCCATGGTCTGCCATGATTGCCTATGAAGCCTGTGTGCGGCTATGTCTTCATTCATGGTCAACAGATGGTGTCAGCGAAGCTTCTTACTTCCTGAACAATGAATGCAAGACAATGAGGAATGCATTTAGTTTGCAGAGGTTTTTTCTTCAATCTGAAGAAGAGTTACTGGGAAAGGGACCTTCTGAGTTGGTTACCGAGACATCTGCTCCAAAATCTAAGAAGACTATTGGAAAAATTAGACTCCAAG TTCGTAGAATCAAAATGGGATTAGATCCGCCACCTGGCTGTAACATTGCAACACTAACGCTCTCCAAGGAAAAGCTCGATGTTGTTCGTCACCATATTGAGGAACTGAATTCGACTTTATCTTCTGGCTGGAAAGCAGCGAAGAAAGTTCATGTCACTCCCCAAGTTCCTCTTAATGGTTCAGTTTCGCGTCAAAGTTTGGCTTACCTACAGGCTGCTGCTCGCTACCTTAAGCAGGTTTCAAAGGCCGTTAAAAACGAAATTGTTACATCTCACACTGGACCGCAAACTTATGAAGCAGTACAAG AAACATATTCATGTTCATTGAGGTTAAAGAGCTCTGCTGAAGAGGATCAAATTAAGACGCAACCTGGATCTGGCGAGACGTTCATTTT ctTACCAGATAGTCTTGGTGATGATTTGATTACTGAAGTTCGAGATTCGAAGGGGCAACTTCTTGGCCGTGTCGTTGCTCAGCTAGCAGCTATAGCTGATGATCCG AGTGACAAACTGCGATGGTTGCCAATATATCATGAACCGGAGCATGAACTAATAGGGAGAATCCAACTTCAGTTTAGTTACTCAAGTAGTTTAGATGAAAAAACCAAGTGTGGGTTAGTGGCAGAAACTTCAGCGTATGATCTTGTCCTAGAGGTGGCTATGAAAGAGGAACGATTTCAGCGAAGAAATTTATTGTTTAAGGGACCGTGGCATTGGATGATTACTCGATTTGCATCCTATTACGGCGTTTCAGATGCATACACTAGATTAAG ATATCTTTCTTATGTCATGGATGTCGCATCGCCTACCAAGGATTGTCTTGATCTGATTTATGATTTTCTACTCCCTATTATAATGAAAAGCAACTACAAGGCTGTATTGAGTCATCAAGAG AATCGATTACTTGGGGAAATTGACGAACAAATTCAACAGATTCTCGCTTCAGCATTTGAGAATTATAAATCACTTGATGAACTGTCTTTCTCCGGGATGaaagatgtttttgagtctGCTACGGGGACTCCAGCACCTGCTATAGAGTCAGCTGTCAAGCTCTATGGTCTTCGCAATGATGTATTAACCCCCGAGGCACAGTTGAAACTCTGCAGATATTTTCAG GCTGCTTCAAAGAAGAGGTCAAGAAGACATTTATTGGAAACAAATGATTTACTTAACAACCGTAGTGAAGGTGCACCAGTTGATCCCATGGCGCTTCCAGCTTCTTATCAAAAGATGAGGTCTCTGATCTTGAGccttaaaaatgaaatatccaCTGATATAGCGATCCATGACTGCAACGTGCTCCCAAG ctttatAGACCTTCCAAATCATTCAGCGGCAATATATAGTGTTGATCTCTGCAATAGGCTCCGGGAATTTCTTCTTGTATGGCCTCCTCCTGGACCATCACCTGCGGTTGTTGACCTAGTTATAACAACCGCAGACTTTCAGAGAGATATCTCTAGCTGGAACATAAA TCCTATTAAAGGTGGCGTTAATGCCAAGGAGCTTTTCTATTCATATATCACAACCTGGATTGAAGAGAAACGACGAGTTTTATATGAACTCTGCAAGCTAGAGACG TCAAAAGCATGTGGCGAGATTCCGGGATTGACTTCTCCTTTTGTCGATGAGATGTATGAGAGACTCAATGGGACACTTGATGAATACGATATCATCATTAGGCGGTGGCCAGAATACGCAATATCCTTGGAGAAA GTTGTAGCAGACTCAGAAAAGGCAATAGTTGAAGCCATGGAGAAACAATTTGCTGAGATTTTATCTCCGTTAAAGGAAAGTAAAATATTTGGCCTAAAAATTGTCCAGAAACTCACCAAAGGCACGCCTAATCCTTATTCTGTTCCAAAAGAG CTTGGAGTTCTTCTCAACTCAATGAAAAGAGTGCTTGACATTTTACGCCCGAGTATAGAGAACCGATTCAAATTGTGGAATTCATATATCCCTGATGGAGAAAACAGAGTCTTGGGGGAGCGGTTAAGTGAGGTGACAGTTTTGTTAAGAGCCAAATTCAGAAGTTATATGCAAGCGCTTGTAGAGAAACTCGCAGAGAAT ACGAGGATACAAAGTCAGATGAAGCTAAAGACAATCATCCACGACTTAAGGGAAACCACAGCAGAACCGGATGTTAGAAACCGAATGACGGCATTGAAGGATTTGCTAGACAAAACTATCGATCATCTACACGGTGTTTTCTTACCCGATGTGTTTGTGACAATCTGCAGAGGAATCTGGGACCGAATGGGACAG gATGTGCTTCGTCTTTTGGAAGATAGGAAAGATAATGTGACTTGGCACAAAGGACCGAGAATCGCAGTTTCT GTGTTAGATGAAATATTTGCGACACAAATGCAAAGCTTGCTTGGAAACGCATTGAAGCCGGAGCACTTGGAGCCACCAAGATCAATGATGGAACTCAGGTCGATGCTATGCAAAGATTCTACGGATTACAGAGAAGGAGGTTACAACTACTAG
- the LOC104743712 gene encoding uncharacterized protein LOC104743712 isoform X1: MFKEAVLRSLGEDVVGSRWTIGNRKLDAKSAANTNSGYAFATKPARGNNNNYGGSSSDEETFESQHSPQRSPQDYKIHVGYNNNMAAQNGLGRNGAKVFGADELSDSATSTEVSYEAEACGVRNNVSSHNECERRSVEAGTSGRTQNGTITSTGSLPRFPTFHASEQGPWSAMIAYEACVRLCLHSWSTDGVSEASYFLNNECKTMRNAFSLQRFFLQSEEELLGKGPSELVTETSAPKSKKTIGKIRLQVRRIKMGLDPPPGCNIATLTLSKEKLDVVRHHIEELNSTLSSGWKAAKKVHVTPQVPLNGSVSRQSLAYLQAAARYLKQVSKAVKNEIVTSHTGPQTYEAVQETYSCSLRLKSSAEEDQIKTQPGSGETFIFLPDSLGDDLITEVRDSKGQLLGRVVAQLAAIADDPSDKLRWLPIYHEPEHELIGRIQLQFSYSSSLDEKTKCGLVAETSAYDLVLEVAMKEERFQRRNLLFKGPWHWMITRFASYYGVSDAYTRLRYLSYVMDVASPTKDCLDLIYDFLLPIIMKSNYKAVLSHQENRLLGEIDEQIQQILASAFENYKSLDELSFSGMKDVFESATGTPAPAIESAVKLYGLRNDVLTPEAQLKLCRYFQAASKKRSRRHLLETNDLLNNRSEGAPVDPMALPASYQKMRSLILSLKNEISTDIAIHDCNVLPSFIDLPNHSAAIYSVDLCNRLREFLLVWPPPGPSPAVVDLVITTADFQRDISSWNINPIKGGVNAKELFYSYITTWIEEKRRVLYELCKLETSKACGEIPGLTSPFVDEMYERLNGTLDEYDIIIRRWPEYAISLEKVVADSEKAIVEAMEKQFAEILSPLKESKIFGLKIVQKLTKGTPNPYSVPKELGVLLNSMKRVLDILRPSIENRFKLWNSYIPDGENRVLGERLSEVTVLLRAKFRSYMQALVEKLAENTRIQSQMKLKTIIHDLRETTAEPDVRNRMTALKDLLDKTIDHLHGVFLPDVFVTICRGIWDRMGQDVLRLLEDRKDNVTWHKGPRIAVSVLDEIFATQMQSLLGNALKPEHLEPPRSMMELRSMLCKDSTDYREGGYNY, encoded by the exons ATGTTCAAGGAAGCTGTCTTAAGAAGCTTAGGAGAG GATGTTGTTGGTTCGAGGTGGACGATTGGTAATCGGAAACTGGATGCTAAGTCTGCTGCCAATACCAATTCTGGTTATGCTTTTGCAACTAAACCCGCTAGAGGTAATAATAACAACTATGGTGGATCAAGTTCAGATGAAGAGACATTCGAGAGTCAACACTCACCTCAACGTTCTCCTCAAGATTATAAAATTCATGttggttataataataatatggcAGCTCAAAATGGACTTGGACGTAATGGTGCGAAGGTCTTTGGTGCTGATGAGTTATCAGACTCAGCTACAAGCACTGAAGTTTCATAT GAAGCAGAAGCTTGTGGTGTGCGGAACAATGTATCTTCCcataatgaatgtgaaagaagaAGTGTTGAGGCTGGAACTTCAGGAAGGACCCAGAACGGGACAATCACTTCAACCGGTTCATTGCCTCGTTTCCCCACCTTTCATGCCAG TGAGCAAGGTCCATGGTCTGCCATGATTGCCTATGAAGCCTGTGTGCGGCTATGTCTTCATTCATGGTCAACAGATGGTGTCAGCGAAGCTTCTTACTTCCTGAACAATGAATGCAAGACAATGAGGAATGCATTTAGTTTGCAGAGGTTTTTTCTTCAATCTGAAGAAGAGTTACTGGGAAAGGGACCTTCTGAGTTGGTTACCGAGACATCTGCTCCAAAATCTAAGAAGACTATTGGAAAAATTAGACTCCAAG TTCGTAGAATCAAAATGGGATTAGATCCGCCACCTGGCTGTAACATTGCAACACTAACGCTCTCCAAGGAAAAGCTCGATGTTGTTCGTCACCATATTGAGGAACTGAATTCGACTTTATCTTCTGGCTGGAAAGCAGCGAAGAAAGTTCATGTCACTCCCCAAGTTCCTCTTAATGGTTCAGTTTCGCGTCAAAGTTTGGCTTACCTACAGGCTGCTGCTCGCTACCTTAAGCAGGTTTCAAAGGCCGTTAAAAACGAAATTGTTACATCTCACACTGGACCGCAAACTTATGAAGCAGTACAAG AAACATATTCATGTTCATTGAGGTTAAAGAGCTCTGCTGAAGAGGATCAAATTAAGACGCAACCTGGATCTGGCGAGACGTTCATTTT ctTACCAGATAGTCTTGGTGATGATTTGATTACTGAAGTTCGAGATTCGAAGGGGCAACTTCTTGGCCGTGTCGTTGCTCAGCTAGCAGCTATAGCTGATGATCCG AGTGACAAACTGCGATGGTTGCCAATATATCATGAACCGGAGCATGAACTAATAGGGAGAATCCAACTTCAGTTTAGTTACTCAAGTAGTTTAGATGAAAAAACCAAGTGTGGGTTAGTGGCAGAAACTTCAGCGTATGATCTTGTCCTAGAGGTGGCTATGAAAGAGGAACGATTTCAGCGAAGAAATTTATTGTTTAAGGGACCGTGGCATTGGATGATTACTCGATTTGCATCCTATTACGGCGTTTCAGATGCATACACTAGATTAAG ATATCTTTCTTATGTCATGGATGTCGCATCGCCTACCAAGGATTGTCTTGATCTGATTTATGATTTTCTACTCCCTATTATAATGAAAAGCAACTACAAGGCTGTATTGAGTCATCAAGAG AATCGATTACTTGGGGAAATTGACGAACAAATTCAACAGATTCTCGCTTCAGCATTTGAGAATTATAAATCACTTGATGAACTGTCTTTCTCCGGGATGaaagatgtttttgagtctGCTACGGGGACTCCAGCACCTGCTATAGAGTCAGCTGTCAAGCTCTATGGTCTTCGCAATGATGTATTAACCCCCGAGGCACAGTTGAAACTCTGCAGATATTTTCAG GCTGCTTCAAAGAAGAGGTCAAGAAGACATTTATTGGAAACAAATGATTTACTTAACAACCGTAGTGAAGGTGCACCAGTTGATCCCATGGCGCTTCCAGCTTCTTATCAAAAGATGAGGTCTCTGATCTTGAGccttaaaaatgaaatatccaCTGATATAGCGATCCATGACTGCAACGTGCTCCCAAG ctttatAGACCTTCCAAATCATTCAGCGGCAATATATAGTGTTGATCTCTGCAATAGGCTCCGGGAATTTCTTCTTGTATGGCCTCCTCCTGGACCATCACCTGCGGTTGTTGACCTAGTTATAACAACCGCAGACTTTCAGAGAGATATCTCTAGCTGGAACATAAA TCCTATTAAAGGTGGCGTTAATGCCAAGGAGCTTTTCTATTCATATATCACAACCTGGATTGAAGAGAAACGACGAGTTTTATATGAACTCTGCAAGCTAGAGACG TCAAAAGCATGTGGCGAGATTCCGGGATTGACTTCTCCTTTTGTCGATGAGATGTATGAGAGACTCAATGGGACACTTGATGAATACGATATCATCATTAGGCGGTGGCCAGAATACGCAATATCCTTGGAGAAA GTTGTAGCAGACTCAGAAAAGGCAATAGTTGAAGCCATGGAGAAACAATTTGCTGAGATTTTATCTCCGTTAAAGGAAAGTAAAATATTTGGCCTAAAAATTGTCCAGAAACTCACCAAAGGCACGCCTAATCCTTATTCTGTTCCAAAAGAG CTTGGAGTTCTTCTCAACTCAATGAAAAGAGTGCTTGACATTTTACGCCCGAGTATAGAGAACCGATTCAAATTGTGGAATTCATATATCCCTGATGGAGAAAACAGAGTCTTGGGGGAGCGGTTAAGTGAGGTGACAGTTTTGTTAAGAGCCAAATTCAGAAGTTATATGCAAGCGCTTGTAGAGAAACTCGCAGAGAAT ACGAGGATACAAAGTCAGATGAAGCTAAAGACAATCATCCACGACTTAAGGGAAACCACAGCAGAACCGGATGTTAGAAACCGAATGACGGCATTGAAGGATTTGCTAGACAAAACTATCGATCATCTACACGGTGTTTTCTTACCCGATGTGTTTGTGACAATCTGCAGAGGAATCTGGGACCGAATGGGACAG gATGTGCTTCGTCTTTTGGAAGATAGGAAAGATAATGTGACTTGGCACAAAGGACCGAGAATCGCAGTTTCT GTGTTAGATGAAATATTTGCGACACAAATGCAAAGCTTGCTTGGAAACGCATTGAAGCCGGAGCACTTGGAGCCACCAAGATCAATGATGGAACTCAGGTCGATGCTATGCAAAGATTCTACGGATTACAGAGAAGGAGGTTACAACTACTAG
- the LOC104743712 gene encoding uncharacterized protein LOC104743712 isoform X2, with translation MFKEAVLRSLGEDVVGSRWTIGNRKLDAKSAANTNSGYAFATKPARAQNGLGRNGAKVFGADELSDSATSTEVSYEAEACGVRNNVSSHNECERRSVEAGTSGRTQNGTITSTGSLPRFPTFHASEQGPWSAMIAYEACVRLCLHSWSTDGVSEASYFLNNECKTMRNAFSLQRFFLQSEEELLGKGPSELVTETSAPKSKKTIGKIRLQVRRIKMGLDPPPGCNIATLTLSKEKLDVVRHHIEELNSTLSSGWKAAKKVHVTPQVPLNGSVSRQSLAYLQAAARYLKQVSKAVKNEIVTSHTGPQTYEAVQETYSCSLRLKSSAEEDQIKTQPGSGETFIFLPDSLGDDLITEVRDSKGQLLGRVVAQLAAIADDPQSDKLRWLPIYHEPEHELIGRIQLQFSYSSSLDEKTKCGLVAETSAYDLVLEVAMKEERFQRRNLLFKGPWHWMITRFASYYGVSDAYTRLRYLSYVMDVASPTKDCLDLIYDFLLPIIMKSNYKAVLSHQENRLLGEIDEQIQQILASAFENYKSLDELSFSGMKDVFESATGTPAPAIESAVKLYGLRNDVLTPEAQLKLCRYFQAASKKRSRRHLLETNDLLNNRSEGAPVDPMALPASYQKMRSLILSLKNEISTDIAIHDCNVLPSFIDLPNHSAAIYSVDLCNRLREFLLVWPPPGPSPAVVDLVITTADFQRDISSWNINPIKGGVNAKELFYSYITTWIEEKRRVLYELCKLETSKACGEIPGLTSPFVDEMYERLNGTLDEYDIIIRRWPEYAISLEKVVADSEKAIVEAMEKQFAEILSPLKESKIFGLKIVQKLTKGTPNPYSVPKELGVLLNSMKRVLDILRPSIENRFKLWNSYIPDGENRVLGERLSEVTVLLRAKFRSYMQALVEKLAENTRIQSQMKLKTIIHDLRETTAEPDVRNRMTALKDLLDKTIDHLHGVFLPDVFVTICRGIWDRMGQDVLRLLEDRKDNVTWHKGPRIAVSVLDEIFATQMQSLLGNALKPEHLEPPRSMMELRSMLCKDSTDYREGGYNY, from the exons ATGTTCAAGGAAGCTGTCTTAAGAAGCTTAGGAGAG GATGTTGTTGGTTCGAGGTGGACGATTGGTAATCGGAAACTGGATGCTAAGTCTGCTGCCAATACCAATTCTGGTTATGCTTTTGCAACTAAACCCGCTAGAG CTCAAAATGGACTTGGACGTAATGGTGCGAAGGTCTTTGGTGCTGATGAGTTATCAGACTCAGCTACAAGCACTGAAGTTTCATAT GAAGCAGAAGCTTGTGGTGTGCGGAACAATGTATCTTCCcataatgaatgtgaaagaagaAGTGTTGAGGCTGGAACTTCAGGAAGGACCCAGAACGGGACAATCACTTCAACCGGTTCATTGCCTCGTTTCCCCACCTTTCATGCCAG TGAGCAAGGTCCATGGTCTGCCATGATTGCCTATGAAGCCTGTGTGCGGCTATGTCTTCATTCATGGTCAACAGATGGTGTCAGCGAAGCTTCTTACTTCCTGAACAATGAATGCAAGACAATGAGGAATGCATTTAGTTTGCAGAGGTTTTTTCTTCAATCTGAAGAAGAGTTACTGGGAAAGGGACCTTCTGAGTTGGTTACCGAGACATCTGCTCCAAAATCTAAGAAGACTATTGGAAAAATTAGACTCCAAG TTCGTAGAATCAAAATGGGATTAGATCCGCCACCTGGCTGTAACATTGCAACACTAACGCTCTCCAAGGAAAAGCTCGATGTTGTTCGTCACCATATTGAGGAACTGAATTCGACTTTATCTTCTGGCTGGAAAGCAGCGAAGAAAGTTCATGTCACTCCCCAAGTTCCTCTTAATGGTTCAGTTTCGCGTCAAAGTTTGGCTTACCTACAGGCTGCTGCTCGCTACCTTAAGCAGGTTTCAAAGGCCGTTAAAAACGAAATTGTTACATCTCACACTGGACCGCAAACTTATGAAGCAGTACAAG AAACATATTCATGTTCATTGAGGTTAAAGAGCTCTGCTGAAGAGGATCAAATTAAGACGCAACCTGGATCTGGCGAGACGTTCATTTT ctTACCAGATAGTCTTGGTGATGATTTGATTACTGAAGTTCGAGATTCGAAGGGGCAACTTCTTGGCCGTGTCGTTGCTCAGCTAGCAGCTATAGCTGATGATCCG CAGAGTGACAAACTGCGATGGTTGCCAATATATCATGAACCGGAGCATGAACTAATAGGGAGAATCCAACTTCAGTTTAGTTACTCAAGTAGTTTAGATGAAAAAACCAAGTGTGGGTTAGTGGCAGAAACTTCAGCGTATGATCTTGTCCTAGAGGTGGCTATGAAAGAGGAACGATTTCAGCGAAGAAATTTATTGTTTAAGGGACCGTGGCATTGGATGATTACTCGATTTGCATCCTATTACGGCGTTTCAGATGCATACACTAGATTAAG ATATCTTTCTTATGTCATGGATGTCGCATCGCCTACCAAGGATTGTCTTGATCTGATTTATGATTTTCTACTCCCTATTATAATGAAAAGCAACTACAAGGCTGTATTGAGTCATCAAGAG AATCGATTACTTGGGGAAATTGACGAACAAATTCAACAGATTCTCGCTTCAGCATTTGAGAATTATAAATCACTTGATGAACTGTCTTTCTCCGGGATGaaagatgtttttgagtctGCTACGGGGACTCCAGCACCTGCTATAGAGTCAGCTGTCAAGCTCTATGGTCTTCGCAATGATGTATTAACCCCCGAGGCACAGTTGAAACTCTGCAGATATTTTCAG GCTGCTTCAAAGAAGAGGTCAAGAAGACATTTATTGGAAACAAATGATTTACTTAACAACCGTAGTGAAGGTGCACCAGTTGATCCCATGGCGCTTCCAGCTTCTTATCAAAAGATGAGGTCTCTGATCTTGAGccttaaaaatgaaatatccaCTGATATAGCGATCCATGACTGCAACGTGCTCCCAAG ctttatAGACCTTCCAAATCATTCAGCGGCAATATATAGTGTTGATCTCTGCAATAGGCTCCGGGAATTTCTTCTTGTATGGCCTCCTCCTGGACCATCACCTGCGGTTGTTGACCTAGTTATAACAACCGCAGACTTTCAGAGAGATATCTCTAGCTGGAACATAAA TCCTATTAAAGGTGGCGTTAATGCCAAGGAGCTTTTCTATTCATATATCACAACCTGGATTGAAGAGAAACGACGAGTTTTATATGAACTCTGCAAGCTAGAGACG TCAAAAGCATGTGGCGAGATTCCGGGATTGACTTCTCCTTTTGTCGATGAGATGTATGAGAGACTCAATGGGACACTTGATGAATACGATATCATCATTAGGCGGTGGCCAGAATACGCAATATCCTTGGAGAAA GTTGTAGCAGACTCAGAAAAGGCAATAGTTGAAGCCATGGAGAAACAATTTGCTGAGATTTTATCTCCGTTAAAGGAAAGTAAAATATTTGGCCTAAAAATTGTCCAGAAACTCACCAAAGGCACGCCTAATCCTTATTCTGTTCCAAAAGAG CTTGGAGTTCTTCTCAACTCAATGAAAAGAGTGCTTGACATTTTACGCCCGAGTATAGAGAACCGATTCAAATTGTGGAATTCATATATCCCTGATGGAGAAAACAGAGTCTTGGGGGAGCGGTTAAGTGAGGTGACAGTTTTGTTAAGAGCCAAATTCAGAAGTTATATGCAAGCGCTTGTAGAGAAACTCGCAGAGAAT ACGAGGATACAAAGTCAGATGAAGCTAAAGACAATCATCCACGACTTAAGGGAAACCACAGCAGAACCGGATGTTAGAAACCGAATGACGGCATTGAAGGATTTGCTAGACAAAACTATCGATCATCTACACGGTGTTTTCTTACCCGATGTGTTTGTGACAATCTGCAGAGGAATCTGGGACCGAATGGGACAG gATGTGCTTCGTCTTTTGGAAGATAGGAAAGATAATGTGACTTGGCACAAAGGACCGAGAATCGCAGTTTCT GTGTTAGATGAAATATTTGCGACACAAATGCAAAGCTTGCTTGGAAACGCATTGAAGCCGGAGCACTTGGAGCCACCAAGATCAATGATGGAACTCAGGTCGATGCTATGCAAAGATTCTACGGATTACAGAGAAGGAGGTTACAACTACTAG